The following coding sequences lie in one Panicum virgatum strain AP13 chromosome 6N, P.virgatum_v5, whole genome shotgun sequence genomic window:
- the LOC120677887 gene encoding disease resistance protein RGA5-like — protein MAAAAPARQAGFRRGCRPPLPDPRAVVRPRPRSAPPPDALRLRPPPPVLALGPRAARQEAFFKCLAKSRIVVVGLPLVIITISSMLADKHAKCEWDRVLHDIGSTLAKNTGAEKMTAILSMSYFDIAHHLRTCLLYLSVFLEEYEIEKQCLINRWIAEGFIHKEEGRTKYEIGEDYFNDLINRSMIQPVNVKYGQAKACRVHDIILDYIKCMAAEKNFVTLYNGAQHVFSTKRKVRRLCVSNHTGLYATIWEDTGENVTIWEDLMLSHVRSVTIFAEPVKTSLLPSTALRVLDLGGCRGIQDHHLASIDTLFHLKYLRLSSRSITKLPEKIGELQYLQTLDVRGTRIKELPSTITKLQRLSHLYADWDIRFPDGVIGQMHSLEEMREYGVESYEQGKSLQEFNKLTKLRTLKIKLDFDSRKDLERPRQAEGSHTYVGILVSSCNLYNLYITEAPVENMYPMSLDSWHPTAPCSLQKLCLEGCVICKVPNWMASLGNLVVLKLRYILCLRPEDVEILGAIPSLLFLLLATAGGTNGRITVHGRNGFRCLKYLYLDFFRCGTALEFQVGSMPKLEHVKLKLRMHKRECLNGASDLGIQHLSALSKVEVEIRGNCMRDSNYDPTEEKKDDAVRWVASAINSAIMTHPNSLTIRFETWRDDYCERFECLLRRLNQRTGGSID, from the exons atggccgccgccgccccagctcgCCAGGCCGGGTTCCGCCGTGGCTGCCGCCCGCCGTTGCCTGATCCGCGCGCCGTCGTccgcccgcggccgcgctccgcgccgccacccgacGCACTCCgcctacggccgccgccgcctgtgctcGCCTTGGGCCCGCGCGCTGCTCGCCAag AGGCCTTTTTCAAGTGCCTCGCAAAATCCAGAATTGTAGTAGTGGGCTTGCCACTGGTGATTATTACTATATCTAGCATGTTAGCTGATAAGCATGCAAAATGTGAATGGGATAGGGTGTTGCATGATATTGGATCCACACTTGCAAAAAATACTGGTGCCGAGAAGATGACAGCTATATTATCTATGAGTTACTTTGATATTGCTCATCATTTAAGAACTTGTTTGTTGTATTTGAGTGTGTTCCTAGAAGAGTATGAGATCGAGAAACAATGTTTGATCAACAGATGGATTGCAGAAGGGTTCATTCATAAGGAAGAAGGGCGAACGAAATATGAAATTGGTGAGGATTATTTTAATGATCTCATCAATAGAAGCATGATCCAACCTGTTAATGTAAAGTATGGGCAGGCAAAGGCATGCCGAGTTCATGACATCATTCTTGACTACATCAAATGCATGGCTGCTGAAAAGAATTTTGTAACTCTATACAATGGTGCACAGCATGTATTCTCTACAAAACGCAAGGTTCGCAGGCTTTGCGTAAGCAATCACACCGGATTATATGCTACTATATGGGAAGACACCGGAGAAAATGTTACTATATGGGAAGACCTGATGTTATCTCACGTCCGATCAGTTACTATATTTGCGGAGCCCGTGAAAACCAGTTTGTTGCCTTCCACTGCTCTTCGTGTGTTGGATCTTGGAGGTTGCCGGGGCATACAAGACCATCATCTTGCAAGTATTGATACTCTGTTTCATCTCAAGTACTTGCGTCTCTCCTCACGTTCAATAACTAAGCTGCCAGAGAAAATAGGAGAACTGCAATATCTGCAAACCCTGGATGTACGAGGTACCAGAATTAAAGAGCTTCCATCCACTATCACCAAACTACAACGACTGTCACATTTATATGCTGACTGGGACATTAGATTTCCAGATGGAGTGATCGGGCAGATGCACAGCTTAGAAGAGATGAGGGAGTATGGAGTCGAATCCTACGAACAAGGGAAGTCTCTGCAAGAATTCAATAAACTAACCAAGCTGAGGACATTAAAAATTAAATTGGATTTTGATTCACGCAAAGACTTGGAAAGACCAAGGCAAGCTGAGGGCTCTCACACTTATGTGGGAATCTTAGTATCTTCATGCAACCTTTATAATCTATATATCACGGAGGCCCCTGTGGAAAACATGTACCCAATGTCGCTGGATTCATGGCACCCCACTGCTCCCTGTAGCCTCCAGAAGCTCTGCTTAGAAGGATGCGTCATCTGTAAGGTGCCAAATTGGATGGCATCGCTTGGGAATCTCGTGGTGCTAAAACTGCGGTATATCCTCTGTTTGAGACCAGAGGATGTGGAGATCCTTGGAGCAATACCCAGTTTACTTTTTCTCTTACTAGCAACTGCCGGAGGCACCAACGGAAGGATCACCGTCCATGGTAGAAACGGATTCAGATGTCTGAAATATTTATACCTGGATTTTTTTCGTTGTGGGACCGCGCTGGAGTTTCAAGTGGGATCAATGCCAAAGCTTGAGCATGTGAAGCTCAAACTCCGTATGCATAAGAGGGAGTGCCTGAATGGTGCTTCTGATTTGGGCATCCAGCACCTCTCCGCTCTCAGCAAGGTTGAGGTTGAAATTCGGGGCAACTGCATGCGTGACAGCAACTATGATCCAacggaagaaaagaaagatgacGCTGTCAGATGGGTTGCAAGCGCCATTAATAGTGCCATCATGACACATCCCAACAGTCTCACTATCAGATTTGAAACATGGCGCGATGACTACTGTGAACGGTTCGAATGT CTTTTGAGGAGATTGAATCAACGGACGGGGGGGTCTATTGACTGA